In Maniola hyperantus unplaced genomic scaffold, iAphHyp1.2, whole genome shotgun sequence, a single window of DNA contains:
- the LOC117996071 gene encoding LOW QUALITY PROTEIN: NADH-ubiquinone oxidoreductase chain 2-like (The sequence of the model RefSeq protein was modified relative to this genomic sequence to represent the inferred CDS: substituted 8 bases at 8 genomic stop codons) — protein FFFNSNKIFFLFTLFFRTLISISSNSXLGCXIGLEINLLSFIPLISNPNNLLNSEASLKYFLTQSIASINFLFAIILNLFLIKNFFTNNFISILINSSLLIKIGSAPFHFXFPNIIEGLSXLNCFILITXQKITPIILLSYYFNIKFLIFIIIFNVLIGAIGGFNQTSLRKLIAFSSINNLGXILSALLIRENLXIVYFFLYSFLIRIICFLFYILNIFYINQIFNFNIYFSIKFSIIINFLSLGGLPPFLGFFPKXLIINYLILNKFYIISFFFIIIRLIILIFYIRIIYSSFIFFSFKFK, from the coding sequence tttttttttaattctaataaaatattttttttatttactttattttttagaaCTTTAATTTCAATTTCTTCTAACTCTTGACTTGGTTGTTGAATTGGattagaaattaatttattaagttttatcCCCCTAATTTCCAACCCTAATAACTTATTAAATTCTGAAgcctctttaaaatattttttaactcaaTCAATTGCTTCAATTAACTTCTTATTtgcaattattttaaatttatttttaataaaaaattttttcacaaataattttatttctattttaattaattcctctttattaataaaaataggatCTGCACCCTTTCATTTTTGATTCCCCAATATTATAGAAGGACTTTCTTGATTAAAttgctttattttaataacttgaCAAAAAATTACCCCCATAATTTTattgtcatattattttaatataaaatttttaatattcattataatttttaatgttttaattgGAGCTATTGGAGGATTCAATCAAACTTCTTTACGAAAATTAATAGCATTTTCTTCAATTAATAATTTAGGATGAATATTATCAGCATTACTAATTAGAGAAAATTTAtgaatagtttatttttttctttattcttttttaattagaattatatgttttttattttatatattaaatattttttatattaatcaaatatttaattttaatatatatttttcaattaaattttcaattataattaatttcttaTCATTAGGAGGGTTACCTCCATTCTTAGGTTTCTTTcctaaatgattaattattaattatttaattttaaataaattttatattatttcttttttttttatcataataagattaattatattaattttttatattcgaattatttattcttcatttatatttttttctttcaaatttaaatga